From one Thermodesulfobium sp. 4217-1 genomic stretch:
- the scpB gene encoding SMC-Scp complex subunit ScpB, translating to MKDYKKIIEAIIFLNVKPVKIENISKTLGIDSDKIKEAIDLLNDEYDDRSFKIYNNSRGYFFGIKPDFKDLVSTSRDSEKISGSMMEVLAIIAYNQPITVSGVSKIRGLRSEKQVMKLFESGFIKILSFNSAPIKQPLFGVGTKFFDFFGLHSLDELPPIEDLNLRR from the coding sequence ATGAAAGATTATAAAAAGATCATTGAAGCTATTATTTTCTTGAATGTAAAACCCGTAAAGATAGAAAATATATCAAAAACTTTAGGAATAGATTCTGATAAAATTAAAGAAGCAATCGATCTGCTAAATGATGAATATGATGACAGAAGTTTTAAGATATACAATAATTCAAGAGGTTATTTTTTTGGGATCAAACCAGATTTTAAAGACCTTGTTTCAACTAGTAGGGATAGCGAAAAGATATCAGGTTCTATGATGGAGGTTTTGGCTATAATTGCATATAACCAACCGATAACTGTAAGCGGTGTGTCTAAAATAAGGGGTCTTAGAAGCGAAAAGCAGGTAATGAAGCTTTTCGAAAGTGGCTTTATTAAAATTTTATCTTTTAATAGCGCTCCTATTAAACAGCCCCTTTTTGGAGTAGGGACAAAATTTTTTGATTTTTTTGGGTTGCACTCTTTGGACGAGTTGCCGCCTATTGAAGATTTAAATTTGAGGAGATAA